The window GCGTACGAAACTAAGTTAAAGTATCAATGTCTTAGGTAATTCTGGGAGACATATAACCTAACAAATTTTATTAGAGGATTCACTGCATATTGGTGCAAAAAGAAACAAATTTCTATTAACAACTGCAATCAATTCCCATTATTGAATCAAATGCTCttcagaaaataaaataaattttattacaAGTTCCTAATACTCCTAAGAAAGAATATCTCCCAAACTGTTTTCAGAGAGAAACATAAGGGAATTTGCATGATCCATGACCTGCCCAAAATTGCCAAATCAACAAAAATGTTTATTAGTTTGTAATATCATGAATATGATACAAAGTAAAATAAACTAAAGTATATGAAAAGAGTATATTTATATATACTAGTAGTATAAATATTTTTAACACTAAGGTCTCCTAAAATATAACTaaggggtgtacaaaccgaaccggaaaatcgcaccaaaccgaaaagtcaaaccaaaccaattaaaaaacccgactaggtttggtttgatttggtttggtattgagtaaaaaaattcaAACCAATCCGacgtataaatatataattttttatatataattttaggactttatatagaattttctttaaaagatgtctagaaatatttgagatcctctcatgggatataatatttaatagaactataaagtgcatttatttttatttactttaaataatagattgtatcactttcttattatgtgttattgaaatgcgtcaatcatctctttgttctttcatattcatatgtcaagatttattatatgtttcgaagtggtatttcgataatctaaaattacatagaacatatcattatttaggtatcatattgatttttatgtttaattattaaatttggttTACCCTGAAAGCGTACATCAACCAAAAACTATTggtagacgactaagaaaataaattattatgtgttactaaaaaaaattctcccataagatcactttaatagatcatatgtttgttatttgtttttaatttttagtaagcatatattcacttatcgaaattttatctataactttaataatgcaaaattgaaataatattcatgtaacaaaaaaataCCGAAAACCCCGAAAACCCCGAAAAATCCgataaaaccgaaccaatccaaactgatataattggtttggtttggttttgataatatccgaaccaacccgttccatgtacacccctaactaCCGCTAATATAATGTAATAAGTGGTATTATTAACCTAGAAAATAAGACATGATATCTGCTAAAGCAAGTTAAAATACACTAAAATGTAAAAATTCTTTATGCCGTCgatatatataagttaaatcatTCTTTAAAAATCCCTTTAATTTGTTCTCGATTTTCCATTCAATGTTTCTATAAAGAATCCTACTACTATTATTTAAGAAGGAAAACTTTGGGGGTACTTACTTGGGTCAACAGTGGTTTGAACAGCAAGCCCATTGAAATGACAAGTTTCACCATCTTTTCTAAACTTAGCCCAATATGAACTAAATGCATAATTTGCATGAGCAACAATAGAAACAGGTTGATAACATGATTTTCCAGGAGAAAGTTCATCACAAATTCCATCTCTCTTACATGCAAATTCCAAAGCTTGTCCTAAATCCATTTCATTCACAATATCCTTTGCCAAAACACACCATAACTTCCCATTAAATGGTCCATTATTTTTTGGCACTGGTAACTTAGAAAATTCAGCCTCTGATATCTCTCCAGTCAAGTCGATATCGTAAATTGGCTTACCATTAGGTAGTAACAATCCCCAGTGCCTCTCGGTACCTGGACCTTCCTTTTGATTTTCATCATAGAGTGAAAAAATAAACGTAGGTATCGTTGACTCTGGACGAGCTGGTGTACCAATAAGTGGTTGTGATGTCAATCTACGTACAAGATTTCGATTATATGTAGCTGCATTGTAGATATTAGCACCAATTTGATCATAGTCACCTCCATTAGGCCATCCAGTTTCTGCTATTGCCAATCTAATATTGTAAAACCCTAATTTTTCCATTGCAAAAATCACAGAATCAAGCATTTGATCCAAGAGGTTTGTGTAAACATAGCCACTAACTGGATCCTTATACATTTGAGTACCTTTAAATAGTGCAAAATCAAGATTTATGGAAGATGGATTTTGGGACCATGAGAAATAAGGATAAACATCAATAAAGAAGTAAGATTTTGTCCAATTCAAGAATCTCAACAATGGTATCAATAGTGAGTTTCTTGGAATATCTAACCTAAATTCACCACTGGAAGGTGGAAATGAGGTTTGTAACATGTCCATAGCTAAAGGGGTACCAATTTTAATGTTGTGAATTCTATGTCCATCGATCGATTTCTTGATATTTCTCATTGCTGGAACAAGATCATACCATAAACTTTGATCATCCTTGTTACTTAAAACTTCATTTCCTACTAAAATATATCGGATCATAGTGTTTGGATAGTAAGAAAGAACGTTATCGCGTACCCATTGGTTTGCAACTGATTGATTTGCAGCTACAATTGAGATTTGATCATTTGGTACCATGATTGAGACATGAAGATTTGTGCCTGATAATAATCTAAGTATCTCTGGATTTGCATCATATAGCTTGACTTTACCAGCTTTCATTGTTTTTATAAGCTCTATTGATTCATATGGAGATGGTAAGTTGTTTCCTAGCCTTCCATAATTTACTCCAATCATGTTTGCTAGTGGAAATGCACctacaaaaaaaaacaaagaggAAGAATAAGATGCAAGAATTAGTACGCATTTGGATAATATTTGATTGAAGCTGAAAAAAGAAAGAATGGTATTTGAAATCGAAGTTGAAAAAGAGTATTTGTCACCTGTTGTATTTGGACAtaaattttacttgaaaaaaattTATGTTTTGTGGGTGAAAACTATTATTTCTACTTTAAATATATACTTCTAAAACAAGCTTTTCAACATTTGACCAGTACTTATAATACTAAAGTTCAGTATTTGCAAATAATAGCCAAATGGGTAATATTGTAATCATTCAAGAAGATTAAAGAGAAACTAAAACGACAATCTTTCATTAGAAGCTAAGCATTATTTGAGGGAATATATACTAACCTGAGAAagcaagaaaagaaaggaaagcaATAGTAAAAATGACTTCTACCATGATTTTCTCTTTGAACATCTTAACCAAATTTCAagatttttaacaaattggattGCTTTTTGTGAAGTGAAATTCCAAATTTGAATGTGTCGTTAAGGTTGAAATAGAGAGGTTTTTATATGGGGCGAACTTAGAGGAACAGTTGAACTACCAGAATATAGAATCTGTAAGTAACTAGGTGAGACAAAGATTGTGAGAGTTTTATCAAGAAAGTGAGAAATTGAATGAGGAAATTAAATGCAATAATACATTAAAGGTATGATTCTGGAATTTTACATAAATAAAGTGAAGGCGAAAGACCATGGGATGTGAAAGTTGAGTAGGTAAGTAACTATATATGCATATGCTTCATTTGTTATCTTCAACTTGTTTATTTACTTCTCTTTGTATGTTAAAGAAGTGTAGGAAAATATACAGAGGCTGAGCAACGATCAGACTTTATAGGCTCTAAATTCTAGAATAGCGATATTAGGGGATAATAACTGGATTCTgaatctattttttttatatttaatgaattttgtaATATAAATATAGATGTTGAACTAAAGCTAGTAGgtactttttatttatttatttattaaaaatgtattgaaaaataatttaaatgactACTCAAAATAGAAGACCTTCTCAATCCATCATAATCTATTAACCTACAACACCTTTACCTCTTATCATGATTCGAACGATCATCTATTCCATTCGAACGATCATCTATTCCAATCTCCTTTAAACCGTCGACTGATAATAAAGGAAACAAACTAATTATATAAAATCTTCCTTCTGAAAACAGCAATAAAAATAGTTCCTGATTTTAAGGGTGTGTAGTTGTGTAGCTTTATTTTAATTCTATTAAACTTATCTTCAATAAAATTAAGTGTATTTTTTTCCTTTATCTTTTTGCATCTGTAGTAATTCGATTTTAGATcttataattcataaaatatataCATGTTATGACATGAATTTTTGTTTGTGTTTTGTTTTTTCCGGATTTTCACACATtatagtcccccccccccccccccaaaaaaaaaaaaacataataaCTTTTTTATTTTGAATATTAATGTTTtataacatataatatatataaataatcagTGCATTTTTTATATATTTGGCTAGCTGCTGTAATTATTTTTTACCACCAACAAAATGTGTTAAAAGCCCCTTTTTTCCCTAAGTTCAAAGGGCATTCGGCCCAGTAAGTTTCAATACAAATTAGTGCCCGGAGGCCCAAATTGATACTTGAAAAGAGTTCTGTCTTGTAGTTGGGCTTTAGCCTTCTGATATCAATTTCGAAGAGAACAAAAAAAGGCCCAATATAAGCCTACAAGAATTACGCGACACACCAAACATTTATACTATATTTATCATTCGTAACTATAATTTTTAGCAAATTTATCATTCAtaactatatttaaattttatagcaAATCTATGAAACAAGAGATTAATTGTTTTGAACTGAAACAAGAGAGTAACAAGTTGTCGTAGCTTAGTTAGTGGAGGTCCTGAGTTCGACTCTCAACAAGAGCATTTTTATTTTCTGTATTTCGCCTTAGTTGTATTCATTGTGCAAACAAATACAAGCGCTATATGCTGCATCCTTTGTATACACCCATGTATACAGTCGATAATTGATATAGGTTGTATTCATTGCGCGAAAGTGATATAAGTTAATAACAATTAAATTAGGCAAACTATAGTTACTAAGCTTTAAAATATAGTGCTTTATAAAAATTTCAAGGCCAAAACTTTAAGGTCAAAATTTAAAAGTGTTTCCCATGGTACAAGCAGCATTTGTTAAACTTGACGTTATGCTTATAGGGCAAACGGGGATCACAATTCAAGATCATCCACTTTAAGAGCTATTTGTGTACTTCACCCGAGAATAACTACCATATTATCCGTGGAAATGATTTCATAGTGAAAGGCTTTCTAATCTTGTATTGAAATTACTCTGCCATATTTAAATATACAGATCATGTAAGAGTCCTAGAATAAGTCATGTACATAGGATAACACTCCTATGCAAACTAGGACACAAGTAGACAAAACCAATTGGTAATATACTACAACTGAACGTTATTCTTCTTCATTCCCTCTCAAGTTGAGCAGGGGTATCGACCACCATCAACTTGGATTTCAACTCAAGAAAGCATGACTTCAACAATGGCTTCATCAATATATCAGCAACTTGATCATGAGAACTGACATACCGAACTGAAAGAGTCTTAGCACGAACCTTATCTCGAACAAAATGGAAATCAATTTCCATGTGTTTCGTACGAGAATGGAAAATGGGATTGGATGTTAAGTATGTAGCACTCATATTGTCACACTATAGAATAGGAGtagaagaggtaaaacatctaatTTCTCGGAGCAGAAACTGCACTCAAGTAATTTCTGAAGTTGCAGCAGCTAGTGCTCTATACTCAGCCTTAGTGCTTGATCGGGATATAGCTCTTTGCTTTCTTGATTACCATGATATCAAATGATTACCCACGTATATGGCAAAACCAGTGGTGGACTTCCTATTATctatatccccccccccccaatcggAATTTGTATAGCCATGAAATAATGTAGTAGATCTTTGTGAAAAGAATAGGCCATGAGCTAATGAACCTTTGATATATGATATGTTTCACTGCCACCCAATGAATTTCCTTAGGACAATACATAAACTGAGAAACCTTGTTCACTACATATGCTACATCCGGATGCGTGAAGGTCAAGTACTGCAGCACACCAACTATGCTGCGATACAACGTCGAATCATTGAATGGAACACCACCAGATGATGAAAGTTTAGAAGCCGGGGAAATGGAAGTGTTAATAGGTGATAAGTTATGTGTTCtgttatattttgatgatctaacaaacttaatgttaAGAACCAGATAGGGAATCTGCTCCACATCCTCAAAGTGCTCAAGATCAACAAGTTTCAAGTCTGGGACATGTTCCAATATTCAGAGTCCAAGAAACAATAGAGGGAACAGATCGATATCAGTTCCCTTGCTGACAGTATCATTCAACTCCCTAAAGTTTTAAAGTGGCTGCAACTGTTCCTCTGCGCACACACAACAATGCAAACAGTGGAGcagtcactttatggggaatgtCCTTGTACCAAATatgcttacatcattcaagtgatgtcacttatgtaatattaacatgaagcaaaggCAAAACGTCACGCTTTCACAttcaagaattcatcaagcttCCTCTCACGTGTGTTGCTAACTTGCAAGTGACATTCAAGGCGTCAAGAataaagaacaacataacgaaggacaTGTTTCCTGCATTGAGTCattatatgtccttagttgtgttgtacCTTTGTTAAATTGATTTTCTTATAATTCTTACTTAgtttagttagaagcattgtgtaggaaacctttttgtaaaaccataaaccttatgtttgtgtcttggctagagttagtcgagttgtaagttttgtaatagagttattacaaattagtgagggattaagaggttaattcctaggttacaatagtttgtaatctgaagtttgctcaatagtgaagttgaaatcctacgagtgtaggtcgtaatttttaatcccgtgatttgggagttttccacgtaaaattctattgtgttatttatttattggggggtgtgtgtgtgtgtgtgtgtgtgtgtgtgttatgtgggaactaatagagagcctggttctctatatagtttagtgaacccttagtttctatcaattggtatcagagaagattctttctatcaggctaacactTAAAAAGGATCTGCATGGCTGCTCCATCAAACATTGAAGAAGGTCAATCTACCTACAGATCACCATGATTCAATGGACAATACTACAgatggtggaagacaaggattcatgattttatcatggctgaagattcagaGCTCTAGGATGTTATCTGCGATGGTCCCTTCGTTCCTATGAAGACTATTGGGGAACCAGCAGTGACAGTTACGAAGACTAGGAAGGAGTATAATGATGCTGACCGCAAGTCTATATAGAAGAACATTCCAGCAAAAAAGATCCTCGTCTGTGGTATTGGGCCAGACGAATACAATAGGATTTCCTCCTGTCAATCTACTAAGGAGATCTCGGAAGCTCTCCAAACAGCACATGAAGGgacaactcaagtcaagcagtcGAAGATTGATATGCTAACCACTAAGTATGAACTCTTTAGGATGAAGGAcgatgagtccattcaggacatgcacacTCGCTTTACCTCTATCATCAATAAGCTCCATTATCTGGGAGAAATCATTCCAAGGAACAAACTTGTCTGAAAAATACTCAACGTATTACCTGGTTCCTGGGAAAGCAAAGTAAATGCTATCACGGAGGCAAAGGATCTACAAAAGCTGatcattgatgaactcattgataatctaaaaacttatgaaatggaGAAGAAAAAAGGATCATGAGAGAAGAGAtcccaaaagggagaagaacctggtcttcaagacagacaacaatgaatcaagtggtgaggatgctgaTATGACTTACCTGACAAAGAGATTTCAGAAGATGGTACGCAGaaatggaggcattccaaaaaaGGGGCAGCTCCAGCAAGCCAAGAGGGTATGACTTATGTCATAAGTACAGGTTGCCAGGACATTTCATCAAGGATTGTCCTCTCCTCAAGCAAGATCAGTACAAGTACAATGCAGACAAAGCACTCAAAAGGAACCTGGTTCCTGACAAAGGATTCAAGAGAAACGATGCCGCTGACAATGTTatgaaacaagctcttgctgcatgggaGACTTTTCTAGTGAATCTGGAGGAGATGATGAACAAAGTGACAACTCTATGATGGCAGTTGAAAGTGAAACAGCTGAATGTTATTCTATCTTTGCCCTGATGGCAAAATATGACGATGAtgaagataatgatgatgatgaggtaaactttctagacgttcaaagaaatctGAAGTCTTACTCTCAGAAAAAGCTTATATCTTTGGCAAACATTTTAATTGATTCTTATCACAATctttataaatgataaaaatgcttTACGTATTGAGCTAGGAAAGGTAGAAAATGAGAGAGATGATTTGGTAATCGTAGTGGCTGACCTAAAAGAAACCATCGAGGATCAAATGAGAGAAACGAGTGTTCTGATTAAAAAAAGGTGAGGACATAGAAAATGAGAGAGATAACTTGTTGGTAGTCGTCATGGACCTAAAGGAAACAATAGAGGAATTAAAAAGGGGAAAAACTTCTAGGACTGTCCAAAggggaaaggaagttgcaagtgatgcacacattaagcttgaaaatgaactcaaatcTGTGAAATCTAATCTGtgtgttgaacttgaaagaaacAGACAGCTTCAAGAAGATCTAGGCAgagttaaaaatgacctagaaaaatctctaaagtggacctggtcctctgacaCAATTGCTTCCATGTATACAAGCAATGGTGGGAACAGATAGGGAGCCGGGTTCCAAAAGGAAAAGACTCCCTACAATccacatagcaagtatgttactatccctgataactggctttgcactcactgtAGCAACACTGGTCACTTTAAATAAAACTGTAAGGCTAGAATTCAGTCCCAACAGAAAACAAGGTTTTTATTGAAAAGGTAACTGTTGATAAGGAACCTGGTCCCTCCGTTAAAAAATGTGTATTGCGTACATGGACAAAAAGAAGTTTAATTCACCCTTTTTCCTCACTATAAGGGACCCAAActcgtttgggttcctaagttTAATCTTTTATTCTCTTGTGCAGGGAGCAGTGAAAGGAAGCAGCCAAAAATGGTATATGGATAGTGGTTGTTCTAAGCACATGACTGGAAGCATcgatgatttcctttcactcaaagccctgcaaGGAGAGAGTGTGTCCTTTGGCAATGGAAAAAAGAGATACATTCTGGGAGTAGGAAGAATTGGGAAGTCACTCACTCAATTGAAAAATGTGTACTATGTGAACGGCTTGAAATATAGCATACTGAGTGTTTCCCAAATCACAAATCTTATGACTGATGAAGTGGTCCTGATGGCAAAAAGATACAAAATAtttatgttgctgattttgaTTCCTTGCAAAATGGGGACCTCACATGTCTGAACGTTGTTGATGATAATGCTGAACTATGGCACAGAAGATTGGGGCATGTAATTTTTA is drawn from Nicotiana tomentosiformis chromosome 12, ASM39032v3, whole genome shotgun sequence and contains these coding sequences:
- the LOC104116645 gene encoding probable glucan endo-1,3-beta-glucosidase A6 isoform X1; translated protein: MFKEKIMVEVIFTIAFLSFLAFSGAFPLANMIGVNYGRLGNNLPSPYESIELIKTMKAGKVKLYDANPEILRLLSGTNLHVSIMVPNDQISIVAANQSVANQWVRDNVLSYYPNTMIRYILVGNEVLSNKDDQSLWYDLVPAMRNIKKSIDGHRIHNIKIGTPLAMDMLQTSFPPSSGEFRLDIPRNSLLIPLLRFLNWTKSYFFIDVYPYFSWSQNPSSINLDFALFKGTQMYKDPVSGYVYTNLLDQMLDSVIFAMEKLGFYNIRLAIAETGWPNGGDYDQIGANIYNAATYNRNLVRRLTSQPLIGTPARPESTIPTFIFSLYDENQKEGPGTERHWGLLLPNGKPIYDIDLTGEISEAEFSKLPVPKNNGPFNGKLWCVLAKDIVNEMDLGQALEFACKRDGICDELSPGKSCYQPVSIVAHANYAFSSYWAKFRKDGETCHFNGLAVQTTVDPSHGSCKFPYVSL
- the LOC104116645 gene encoding probable glucan endo-1,3-beta-glucosidase A6 isoform X2 produces the protein MIGVNYGRLGNNLPSPYESIELIKTMKAGKVKLYDANPEILRLLSGTNLHVSIMVPNDQISIVAANQSVANQWVRDNVLSYYPNTMIRYILVGNEVLSNKDDQSLWYDLVPAMRNIKKSIDGHRIHNIKIGTPLAMDMLQTSFPPSSGEFRLDIPRNSLLIPLLRFLNWTKSYFFIDVYPYFSWSQNPSSINLDFALFKGTQMYKDPVSGYVYTNLLDQMLDSVIFAMEKLGFYNIRLAIAETGWPNGGDYDQIGANIYNAATYNRNLVRRLTSQPLIGTPARPESTIPTFIFSLYDENQKEGPGTERHWGLLLPNGKPIYDIDLTGEISEAEFSKLPVPKNNGPFNGKLWCVLAKDIVNEMDLGQALEFACKRDGICDELSPGKSCYQPVSIVAHANYAFSSYWAKFRKDGETCHFNGLAVQTTVDPSHGSCKFPYVSL